The Stigmatella aurantiaca DW4/3-1 genome contains the following window.
CGTGCTCGTGCGCAACAGAGAGGTTGCGGCCATGCCGTCAGATCCTACCAGGGCCGGGGGAAACCCCCACGGATTCCCAATTCACAAGAATCGAGAAATCATCGAGAGGGGGGCCTGGCGCGCGTGAGCATGAACGTGCGTGTCTGTGTTCCGCGGCGGATGGAGAGCGTTGCCTGGCTTCCCGGCGGGCCCAGCTCGCGTTGGCGCGCTTCACCTGAGGTGAGCACCGTGGCCCCATCAATGGCGGTGACCACGTCGCCGATCTGGAGGCCTCCGGGGTCCACGCCCACGGTGATCCAACGGATGATGACGTCCTTGCCGCTCATCCCGAAGGTCAGGCCCAGGCGTCCGGGTTCCACTTGGGGTGAATCCAGGTGCCAGTCGCCGAGATCCAGCACCTTCCCGGAGAGGATGGTCAGCTGCTTGTCGGTGATGCCGTGCTGCCGCTCCCAGGCGGTGGCCCGGTGCGCGCCGGGGGCGATGTCCTCGAGCCGGAATCGGCCGTCCGGACCTGTGGTGGGAGAGACGAGGCCGTCCACTTCGACGAAGGCCTGCGGGATGGGCTCGCCGGATTTCAGGTCAAGCAGGCGGCCTTGGATGCCACCTCCGGCCTCCACGACGATGTCGACATGGGCCTCCGAGCCCGAGAGGGTGGCCGTCTCGGCCTTTCCGGCCCTGCCATCCGGCAGCGTGGCCGTGACGGAGATGCGGCCTGGGGCGATGTCCTCCACCTGGAACCGGTCTCCGGCGAACTCGAACTGCTGCTGGCTGAAGTAGTCCTCTCCGGTCCGCACCGCCGCCACGACGAGTTGGAAGCCATTGACGGCGCGGCCGCCTCCCGAGCGGACGGTGCCCGTCAAGCGGGCGCCCGGGGAGAGCTGGAGGGTGGCACGGGTGCTCGAGGAAGGCACCCGGGGGAGATCCCCGCTGCGGCCTCCGTTGGCTGCCCAGAGGTGCAACCAGTCGGCGCCCAGGGAGTCGACCATCACGGTGACCTGTCCGGACGCATCGGTCAGGTCTTCGAGAAGGATGTTCGACTGTCCCGCCTCGCTTCCCATGACGGTGGCGCGCACGCTGGGGGCGCCGTTGGGCTCGAGGACGGTGACCGTGATGGGCTTCGTTCCTTCGCCCACCTCCAAGTCGACGCGCTGGAGCTGGCCTGCCTCCAGGGTGACGAGCTTCTCCTGGGCGTTCCCGGAGCGGACATCCACCAACCACGCACTGAGCTGATAGCGGCCTGCTCCAGCGCGAATCGAAAACGTTCCGTCCGCGGTAGCGGGCACCTCGAGCCCTTCGGAGCGGGGGGCTTCGACCCGTTTCGCATAGACGGTGACCGGCCGGGTGGGGAGGCGTCCCCCCGTGAGCCGGACGGTCCCCTCCAGGGTGCCCTCATCCGGGAGTTGAATCTGGACTCGCGAGGTCTTGCCAGCTTCGACCTTGACGGGAACACGTGTGGCCGCATCACTGCCAGGACGGCGGGCGGAGACGTAGACGTCTCCCGGGGGAACCTCTTCGAGCGAGAAGTGGCCTGTCTCGCCGGTCACCGTGGCGTTCACGCCTTCCAGGGGACCCCACTTCCGTTGAGGGCTGACGTGGACGCCCGCGATGGGTTGTTTCGAGCCGTCGGTCACCGTGCCCTCGATACGGCCGTTGGCGATCAGCTCGGCGATCAGCTCGAAGCGCTGTCCTTCGAGCAAGGTGATCCCCGTGCGGTGCAGTGCCTTGAAGCCCTGGGCCCGAACCTGCACGTCGTATGCGCCTGGGGCCAGGTTGCCCACCTCGAAGCGCCCCTCGGGGTCGGACGCAGCACGGCCAAGCTCACCGTGATCGCCGCTGGGAATGACGGAGATCGTCGCGTGGGCGATGGGAACGCCCAAGTCTTTCTGGCGCACCACGCCCGCGATCGCCGTGGAGGCTCCCAGCCGGATGCGGATGTTCTGGAGAGTCATTCCCGCGCCAACGACGATCTTGCCGTGAGCGGAGCCGGTCTTGCCGCCGTGGTGGGCCGTGACTTGGTAGGACCCGGGAGGAACGTCGAGGGAGAATCCGCCGCCGCCGCCTGTCTCGGTGAAGATCGCCTCGTCCGCACCGAAGGCGCTCACATGGGCCTGCGCCGCGGGGCGTCCATCCGGTAGCTCGACGAAGCCTTCGATAAAAGCCGAGGCCTCCATTTCGACCGTGATTCCGGAGGACGGAACGTGCACGCGCGACAGCCGCTTGGGGGCATGGCCTGGTGCCTTGGCTTCGAGTTGGTACTCGCCCGGAGCCAGCCCGTCGAAGCGGAAGCCCCCGCGTTCGTTGCTGGAGGTGAAGGAGCGCTCCTCCGGGGGGGCCGAAGCGCGCTCATCCAGGGAGAGCCCGCGAGGGGTGAGAAGGAGCTCCGCGAGAGGTACCGGGTGCCGGGAAGCTCTGTTCACGACAGCGCCTTCCAACGCCGCCCCAGCGGCGAGCGTGAGCCGGACCGAGGTGAGGGCCTCTCCCTGGGGCTTGAGGACGTCGGCCCTTGCCGTGGCGAAGTTCCCGGCTCGCACCGAGACCAGGTACCTGCCAGGCCGTGCGGGGAGGACCGCCACGCCTTCCGCGTTGGTCACCTCCGTCCCCGCCAGGCGCCACAGGGGGAGCCCGGAAGAGCGTTCATGGGGGACGCGGAGGTACAAGGAGACGTGGGCATTCGCCTGGGGGCCCGTGGAGGTGACGGCCTCGACGCGGAGCGTCCCTTCCTCCGCGCGCATGGGATCGGAGACGGGCGGTGTTTCACCTTCGGAGGGGAGACCCGGCCGGGGGTCCTGGGGTTTCAGACCCTCCGGCGTACCAGGGCGGGACCGGGCCTTGGGAGCATTCGGCGGGGAGCCCTGCTGTGCCGTGAGGGCAGCCGCCGGAGAGGGGGCCGCGGAATGGCTCGAGAGGAGATGCCATGCCCAGCCAGCCACCAGCAGGAGCCCTGCGGTTCCCACCCCGGCGAACGCCTTTCGATTCATTTCTTCCCTCCTGTGCCGGGCAGGCCCATCGCCCGGGCCACCCGCGAGGTTTCGCAAAAGAAGCGGGTGTGGAAAAATGCAGACGCGCTTTTTTGCAAGAGTGCGAGCTGCATGATGGCACGAGTGTGCTTCTTCTGATGACCGTGGAGGAGGGGTACTGGACGGGCTGTTGCTCAGGAGGAGCCGACCGGTGGATGAGCCGAAGGGAGGTCCCCAGGGCAGAAAAGCGGGAGCGCGAAAGCAGCCCCGGAAGGTGTCTCCGCGCTATCTCGAGAATGCCGCGCTGCACTACCTCAAGCGGTATGCGGCCACGGTGGGCCAGCTCAAGCGCGTGCTCCTGCGCAAAGTGGACCAATCGTTGCGGTTCCACGGAGGAGATCGCGCTGAGGCGCTCGGTTGGGTGGATGCGCTCGCGGAGAAGCTCATCCGCAACGGGCTCATCAACGATCAGGCCTATGCCGAAACGAAAGCCCACGCGTTGCGCGCCTCGGGCCGCAGTGCCCGGGTGATTGCCCAGAAGCTGCGAATGAAGGGCGTCGCCGAGGATGTCGTCGCCGACAAGCTGGCCCAGGCGACAGCAGAGGTCTCCGAAGAGTCTGCCGCACGCATCTGGGCGCGGAAGAAGCGTCTAGGGCCTTTCCGGCGTGATCCACTCTCCCGGAAGGCCCACCGGGAGCGAGACCTCGCCGCGCTGGCGAGGGCAGGCTTCTCGTTTTCAACGGCGAAGAAGATCATCGACGGTGAGCCCGAGTAGCCCGCCCGGGGGTGGGCTCGCGGTGTCAGGCCATCAGAGCCAGGGGCGCAGCGCCTCGTCGAGCTTCGCTTTTTGCACCGCACCGGTGATCTGCTTCACCACCTTGCCTTCCTTGAAGAGGAGCAGGGTGGGGAGCGAGCGGATGCCGTACATCCGGGCCGTCTCCTGGTGGGCGTCAACGTCCAGCGTCGTGACCTTCAACCGGCCGTGATGCTCGGTGGCCAGCGCTTCCATGATGGGCGTGAGGAAGCGGCAGGGAGGACACCATGCGGCGGTGAAATCCATCAGCACGGGTTGTTGCGACTCGAGGACTTCCCGCTGGAACTCCGCATCCCCTACCTCGATGACTTCTCCTGCCATAGGTCGTTTCCTCCGGTTTCTTCAGGAGGATGTACGGGCTGCCGTGTCCTGGGGCGAGCCTCCCTCGAACAACTCATTGTTCCGTGAAGAGCCCTTCTGCCTCCCAGGGGAGGACAGCACTGCTCTCGGAGAGCAGCTCGAGGAAGGCACGCACCTTGAGGGCGAGCTGGGGACGGCTGGGGTAGACGGCGAGGATCGGAATCCCCGGCGGCGTTTCTGCTTCCAGGAGAGGAACGAGCAGTCCCGCCCGGACGTCGTCCGCGACAAGGGAGGAGGGAAGCCGGACCACCCCCAGCCCCGCGCGGGCCGCGCTCTGTCCCGCGCGCACGCTGGGGACCCGGATCCGGCCTTCCACGGGGAGGGTCCTCGCGCTTGGACCTTCTCCGAAGAACCACACTTCATCAGTCCCTGGCTCCGCCAGGAGGACGCAGTCGTGCCCCTGGAGGTCCTCGGGGACGCGAGGGGTGCCGCGGTGCCGAAGGTAGGCCGGGCTGGCATAGCACCCGGTGTGCAAGCGCCCCAGACGGCGCATCACCAGGCTGGAGTCCACGAGGGGCCCTGTGCGCAGGGCCAGATCATACTCCTCCGCGATGAGGTCCACGTGGGCCGGGGCGAGGGAGACTTCCACGCGCATCCGCGGCTGACGCAAGAGGAACTCGGCGATGAGCGGGGTGAGCAACTCGCCGAGCAACGAGAGGGTGGCGATGCGCAGCGTGCCCTGAGGCGTCCCCCGCGACTCGATCAGGGCTTTGTTCACCTCCCGGGCTTCAGCGACGAGGCGCGCGCAGTGCGCGTGATACTCGCGCCCTGCCTCCGTGAGCCTCAGCCGGCGTGTGTTGCGCTCCAGCAGGCGCGCCCCCAGCCGCGCCTCGAGAGAGGCGAGCCGTCGGCTCACCGTCGATTTGCGCAAGCCCAGCCGCTCTGCGGCGGCCGTGATTCCTCCTGTCGCCACCACCTCGACGAGGAGGAGCATGTCATCCAGAAGGGGAGGGCTCGGGGGCACGGCCGAACCTTAATTCACCTGGAGCGGGATGCGCGTCACGTCGCCCCTTTGCTGAATGTAGGGGGCCCGGGAGGAGGTGCGAGCGTGAGGTCAGCGCCCGCGTTCCGCGGAGGCGCCCCGGAGGGCCTGGGCCTGGCTGACGAGCTTCACGAACTCGGTGCGCTCGGCCTTGCCCTCGGTGGCACCTTCCGCGAGCGTGCGCGCCGTGGCGAGGTTCCATCCCTGGGCGGCCGGGCTGGCGCGCAGGATGTCCGCGGCGGACGCCACGGCGAGCGCGAAGCGGAAGTCCGTGGAGGCCTCGGCCACCGTGGCGCGCAGCAGGCTCTTCGAGAAGGGGAAGCTCTGCTCGGCGGCCTCGGTCCCCTGGGGGGCCTTGGCCCGGATGCGCACCGTCGCGAGGTTCGTCGCCTCGCC
Protein-coding sequences here:
- the trxA gene encoding thioredoxin yields the protein MAGEVIEVGDAEFQREVLESQQPVLMDFTAAWCPPCRFLTPIMEALATEHHGRLKVTTLDVDAHQETARMYGIRSLPTLLLFKEGKVVKQITGAVQKAKLDEALRPWL
- a CDS encoding regulatory protein RecX; protein product: MDEPKGGPQGRKAGARKQPRKVSPRYLENAALHYLKRYAATVGQLKRVLLRKVDQSLRFHGGDRAEALGWVDALAEKLIRNGLINDQAYAETKAHALRASGRSARVIAQKLRMKGVAEDVVADKLAQATAEVSEESAARIWARKKRLGPFRRDPLSRKAHRERDLAALARAGFSFSTAKKIIDGEPE
- a CDS encoding LysR family transcriptional regulator — its product is MLLLVEVVATGGITAAAERLGLRKSTVSRRLASLEARLGARLLERNTRRLRLTEAGREYHAHCARLVAEAREVNKALIESRGTPQGTLRIATLSLLGELLTPLIAEFLLRQPRMRVEVSLAPAHVDLIAEEYDLALRTGPLVDSSLVMRRLGRLHTGCYASPAYLRHRGTPRVPEDLQGHDCVLLAEPGTDEVWFFGEGPSARTLPVEGRIRVPSVRAGQSAARAGLGVVRLPSSLVADDVRAGLLVPLLEAETPPGIPILAVYPSRPQLALKVRAFLELLSESSAVLPWEAEGLFTEQ
- a CDS encoding carboxypeptidase regulatory-like domain-containing protein produces the protein MNRKAFAGVGTAGLLLVAGWAWHLLSSHSAAPSPAAALTAQQGSPPNAPKARSRPGTPEGLKPQDPRPGLPSEGETPPVSDPMRAEEGTLRVEAVTSTGPQANAHVSLYLRVPHERSSGLPLWRLAGTEVTNAEGVAVLPARPGRYLVSVRAGNFATARADVLKPQGEALTSVRLTLAAGAALEGAVVNRASRHPVPLAELLLTPRGLSLDERASAPPEERSFTSSNERGGFRFDGLAPGEYQLEAKAPGHAPKRLSRVHVPSSGITVEMEASAFIEGFVELPDGRPAAQAHVSAFGADEAIFTETGGGGGFSLDVPPGSYQVTAHHGGKTGSAHGKIVVGAGMTLQNIRIRLGASTAIAGVVRQKDLGVPIAHATISVIPSGDHGELGRAASDPEGRFEVGNLAPGAYDVQVRAQGFKALHRTGITLLEGQRFELIAELIANGRIEGTVTDGSKQPIAGVHVSPQRKWGPLEGVNATVTGETGHFSLEEVPPGDVYVSARRPGSDAATRVPVKVEAGKTSRVQIQLPDEGTLEGTVRLTGGRLPTRPVTVYAKRVEAPRSEGLEVPATADGTFSIRAGAGRYQLSAWLVDVRSGNAQEKLVTLEAGQLQRVDLEVGEGTKPITVTVLEPNGAPSVRATVMGSEAGQSNILLEDLTDASGQVTVMVDSLGADWLHLWAANGGRSGDLPRVPSSSTRATLQLSPGARLTGTVRSGGGRAVNGFQLVVAAVRTGEDYFSQQQFEFAGDRFQVEDIAPGRISVTATLPDGRAGKAETATLSGSEAHVDIVVEAGGGIQGRLLDLKSGEPIPQAFVEVDGLVSPTTGPDGRFRLEDIAPGAHRATAWERQHGITDKQLTILSGKVLDLGDWHLDSPQVEPGRLGLTFGMSGKDVIIRWITVGVDPGGLQIGDVVTAIDGATVLTSGEARQRELGPPGSQATLSIRRGTQTRTFMLTRARPPSR